In Sesamum indicum cultivar Zhongzhi No. 13 linkage group LG8, S_indicum_v1.0, whole genome shotgun sequence, the sequence GGAGCATTTGAAGTCTGCATACCAGTAAATATTGCAtctttgataaatatttactgttttgtatttgtttaCTTCTTTTCACCAGGCTCTTGGTCCTGTATTTCTGGAACAAACAAGATCTGTTCAATCCCTATGGGTGATTAACGCAGTTCCTGCATTCAGAGGCTACATCTAAGATCAAgtatctctttttttattcatttatttagatataaacataaataattatttaagaaatttttatcCTTTGCAGGATCTGCCACTGATTCTGATGCTGCCAATGCTTAATTTTTGCTTTGTCACATACAGCATTGGAGTTATGGTAttcccatttttttattaattgttttgGTTGTtggtgctgctgctgctgctaatATCTTTTTCATGCTTAAACCTACCATTCAGACCTAAGTCTTACACCTGTGGTAATAATTGACTTATCCTGAGCATCATCTTTAGCAGTACCTTTTAGAAGATCTCTCTCACACAAATGGCATAAAGATAGAATTGCCtttcattcttattttctccTAATAGCCCAAaaactttgaaaataaatagttttagGATTTAAAATTACTTGTTTGATTGGGGCATTCCGAGAATCGAACTCGGGACCTCTCGCACCCGAAGCGAGAATCATACCACTAGACCAAATGCCCAGCTTGCTGGTCGTTAACATGCTGCTTTATTAGCCTGTATCCATCTTTGCTGAGATGGAAGGTTAACTGGTCTTGGATGGTTGATTGGTTACTTTAAGTAATCAGAGACTTTGTTGAAGTAGGGAAAGATAGTGGCTTGCTTCTATGGAGTTTCCTGCTGCCGCCTCCTTTTTGCTGTTCTCTTTTTCCTGATCAGTTTGATGTTTAGAGCAACTTTGTAAGCCATCAATTGCTGGAGTTTAGAACAAGACTTAAAAGTGGGTCAACTACTGTTTGTAAAAGATTGAAAATGGAATAGTATATTGTCAAAAAAGCAGATGctgtttaaaaattacatctcaTCCCACGTGAAGCTAGCCTATGTATCAGTTAAACTGGGTGCTTATTCTTCAAATATGTGCCAACTAGgatcttaatattttgttcctGTCATGCATGATGTCATGGTGTGTCCTCTGTTTcctgaaaatataattggaaaaaataaaatgttgctACTAGACTATGTTTACTAATCGGTTGGGGCATTCCGAGAATCGAACTCGGGACCTCTCGCACCCAAAGCGAGAATCATACCACTAGACCAAATGCCCAGTTGCTGATAAACCTGCTGACTACCTTTAACGGTATTACAAAGTTTAGTTATTTACTCTATGGTAGTATTTGTCTGCACAGTTTTAACGAGCAAATTTGATTAGCTATCTTAAAGTGTTGCAACTTTCACTAGATCATTATGGCACTATAGATATATTCAGCATGGAATTACCTAAGTTGCATGACTGATGTGCTGAAGGCTGAGATTACAGGTTTTTTGTGTACATCCCAATATGAGTTCTGAGTGTTTGTTGTTGCATGCTGTAAGTCGGTTCTTGAAACGTTCGATAGAGTTGCATTTAAGTGTGTTATGAGGGACTTCGACGATTGGATCTCTGGTTACGTGTTATGTGGTAATTTAGTGTAAAGAGTTTTTCTCACTTAAGTTTTAAAGTAACAAGAaatcttttttgtaataagaTTGACGCTTGTTTTCCAAGTTTGAATTGTATATGTGGTGGTGGAATGTTCAATTGAGGCATCTAGTTCCGGCCTTCTGCGTAGGTTGGAAACTTGAAATGTATCAAACCGAGGTAAAAATGCAAGTGAAATAAGATATGGGGCATTCCGAGAATCGAACTCGGGACCTCTCGCACCCGAAGCGAGAATCATACCACTAGACCAAATGCCCTGTTTGACGGAATTGTTGTGCTTTGTATACTTGTATTTTGCCCTTCTTGCTTTGTTGGTGATAGGCAAAAAGTACGGTATTAGGGGCTGGAATAAAAAGTGTGTTATGGGGGCATTCCGAGAATCGAACTCGAGACCTCTCGCACCCAAAGCGAGAATCATACCACTAGACCAAATGCCCAACCTGCCATACAAAATTCGTGCTTTATAATAGGTTGCTTCTACTTCTCGAATGGAGAAAGTTTTCAAAAATGCCGCTTTTGAGTTTTAACTCACATACAGAGATTATGATCCATTTCCATGGATTTGACGTCGACCATTTCCTTGCTTCTGCCAGAAAAATGGGGTGCCTTGTCGGCTGCCTGTCCCCGAGTTCATAGTCCCATGACAATGATAGTTGATTATGGAGAAACCACGATTACATAATCTATGTAATTGAaggatattaaaaaaaacaataaaaagaataaatcatACTGTTTGATTTCAGGTAATCGTTTCTCGCATTtctaatttaactttttaaaaatataaatgggtattatatacatattatgtgTGTAaacttctttttaaaaaaaaattacaaatatacaaCAACTGTCATTGTCGTTTGAATGCAATACAAAAAAACAGCTGTACAATACATAGCAAAACCACCAAAAACATTCCAAGAATTTCTACAAAGattgaagaaaatgaagcaatatCCAATATACATAGTTCCTTCCTGCAATCAGTTTTGCCTAATCAAAAGTTCATGCAATGCTTCCACCCAACTGCCCTTCACTCATATTCCTTACCCCTTCCCTTATTATTGGAAATTTGGGCCTTGAGGATCTGAGCGGCAAATATCAAGAGCTCCACCATCTCAAGACCAGCAGCAGAAACGAAGTCCACTTTCTCGTTGTCGTTTATCTCGTTGTACAATTGATCAGTTTCGGCCGACCAACTGATGGGAAGAGAGCTGCTGAGGGCCGTCTTTACAAGGTTTGCTTCGGCAATAACTTGATCTAGAGCTTCAACGTGCATACCATTCTCGGTTTCTGCTGCAGCTGAATCTTTGACCTACAAAGATGGAAAGAAAGCATGTTTTTACTTCTGaggatgattttattttactactcACAAATATAGAAGGAGAGCAATCAAACATAACATAAAGAAGGATAACCTTCAAGAGTGTAATCCTGAGCCTCCGAACTGAAGAAAGTAAATGCTCCATGCTCTCTAGGCTCTCCTTGAGGCTTGCGTTTTCAATCCTCATCCTGCACGCAGGAGTGTAAGGGTAAGACAAcgttatataatatttttcttttgattgctAGAAATTCATAGCAGAGCCAATTGCTTTTCAAATCGTTTGGCAACAAGTAATGGTTTGAAGATGTGATGAGCTGAAAAGGGATGTGCCGAAAATATCAGTGGCCGTTTCAATATGTCAACGAACCTTGCAAAGTCCATGTGATGacttgttttttcataatgatGATGCCCATCAGCATTGTTTCCATCTGAGCCTCCGACCCACCGTGTAAAATAACTTTTCTTCAGCAGATTCTTTAATTTTCCATCTTTTTCCGGTACAATTCTCCGTTCTGCGATCTCGCCCGACTGCGTCCCTTGTATCTTGTCCTGACTGATCCTTCTGCATGAATTTCCAGATGttactataaatattacaagtaATTGTGATgggagaaaaaattaatatgtggagtgcaaaatcaaaagtaaacACAAAGCATATATTTGAGTTTTAAAGATGATCTGGAGTTTACTTCCACGTCTCTTATCAATTGCAATTCTCACTATGAATGTTCCTATCCTCTTTTCCCAAGATTTTTAAGACAATTAACATTGCAGAATATGCCAGTACCAGTTCTCTATGAGAGAAACGTGGTTGACATCTGAATTCCAACTCGTATGAAGAAACCGTAACGCAAGCAAGACTCATTAACAAAGAAGAGAACATACTCTTGTAGCATATAGCTTTCCTGCTTCAGCTGTGCTAACTCCATAAGAGCTTTAACCTTTTCATTCGTAACCTGAGCCAatgaacaaagaaaaacaatagaaTAGCATCAAATCGTGGTAGTTGATTCACCAAAGACTGGCAAGAATCATACTACCATTTTTGTGTACTAGAATTCTATTCCtttgtataataaatacactaatacatcatttattttaaacaccAACTATTCCATGGTATACAAGGTCCTCTTACAAGGTTTGACCGACATAGATACAAAAGAAATTTGTATAACTCAAGAATTTTCAATAAGATACATCCAAAATTGCATCCAAACCACATtctcacaaaaataaaaaaactttcttATAGCAGGCAATAAGGATGGTAAATTTGGAGAACACAGgcattcaaatattattacctGCAGTAAATTTCTCTGAAGTTCCTCAACTTTTTTCTGTAAAGCTGCATTTACATTCCTCTCTAGTAGGTGTCTCTCTTCTTGTTGTGATAAAAGTAACAATGCTGCAACCTGAATAATGACAAAAcagataaatatgaatatgatCTCAAAATGCTACATCCAAGGAAGAGGTCCTCCAAACAACCTTCTCCTGCAATGCCAGAGCAAGGGCTTCGGAGGTAGCAACAGTTTCAGAAGCACTGGAAGCTGGCAGGTGAGGATCATCATCCTGAAACATGCGAAGCAAATCAAAGGCCTATACATATATCAATGTTGAAATCACAAAGCAGCGCAATCTTAACACAAAGCAAATACTCTGATCTATTACTCTCTCAAACTATTTTCAGCATCAAAATAGCACTTAAATACGAGCCAATTTTGTCTAATTCTGTGTCGGCATCACAAAACTAATAAGAGAAATCACTCTACTAAAATGATTGCATTAACATTTTACTAAACATTAGACTTCTGGATTGCAACTCCACATATTTAAAACTATTAGTGAGGGGAAGCATATGGACAGACCATTTgaaaacataaatgaaaatacaataagTAATGCCTCCAACATCGACAAATGTCCTACTATTAGGTAAGAACAAAATGCGTAAACCGACTATCCAAACCACAAATCCTAAGTTCACAACTTGAACTCCCAATTTGGTACAGGGACTCTGgtgaggaaagaaaaagaaatgccaaaagaaaatgagtttGGGTTGTTTGGTGCTTTGGGTAATATAAAGGAAAATAGAACACGATAAATTTTCATGTAGCTGTGAAAGGCACATTTTCCTTGCAAAAACGTTAccaaaatgagagaaaaatccTAAAAGACAGGACAATTTGCTCATTGCTTTCCTCTTCATTATTTTCCCACCATTTCCATAGAACACCAATAAGATTAGGATATGGTACttctttgctttttcttttactttgtcCTATCATTCCTTTCCTCATTCAATCCTTGAACCAAAAAAAGTGTAATAGATAATAAATATGCCAGACTAGATAGAGAAGCCCCACCCAAGTAGTTGCAAGTGGAGTGGGGAGGAGAATATAgagttaaagaagaaaaacaggTTATACTGAGACAACACATGTCAAGACAAGCCACAATAGCAAGAGCATGCCTTAGTGGTTGAAGCTGGAGCAGAATCAGCACTGATATGCACATCTATACATTCGCTTTCTTGTAATTCCTTCTCTTGTATCATAGAAGATTTCAAGTTGCATTCTGTACTCAGTTCAAGCTGCCTCATCTTCTCAACTATCAGatcattaattgattttagcTCTGAATTCCCCTCTTCAAGTAATTTCATGATATCACTTCTGTACTGAGAATGGATATCAAGTAATGCTGATATCTGCTTCTTGATCTTCTTTTCCGAAAGGATCTTAACATTAAATAGCTGGAAATCAGTACAGAACAATGCAACTGCAGACTATGTGTTGTACATCCaggaaaataatttcttactctctttttctctaaaTCAAAaactttcttcttcaaatgAGTTTCAATTTCCAGTCCCTATTCACCAACATACAGGACAACATAGTCATATCCAATGTAGCTGGAGTAGCACATATTATGCACAGTACATAAAAAGGAAGCTCACCACTCGAAGCTTGCTTTGCAAATTATCGACACCTTTCCTTAGAGTCTCAATTTCTGCTTCAAGTGAATTCTGTCTGAAGAAAAGTTAATCAATAGATTACCCCAATGGGAAGTCAAGAAGTAGATATGTTAATTTCAGTACTCCATTTAACTCCTAGCAACTATTTTAGACACCGTGTtttatttattcctttttGATATGTTTATTGGCAAATTGAAAACTCAATGCCATAACACAGGGAGAACATATCTGAAAGTCAAGTAAATAAGGATCAGATACATCGCCAGGATCACATGGTAATCTACTgcaagaataagaaaattttgtgtTGAGATACTGTGTATCTTAAGCAGATTAATCTTCTTTGCAGTTGTAATAGTCATATGCAGCATAAAGCCTAATATTAGGTAAGGCCTCTGCCACCTGAATTTGAGCTCCAAAATAGGTCCCCCAGCAGGCAGCAAAGGTACATCATTTTCAAATGTAAAGATGCAGATAGTACTCTACgaggaaaaatggaaaaagataTAGAAGCAAGGAAGAGGATTATTTGGtagaaattcaaacaatttatCTTGCAACTCTGCTGCTTAAATATGAAGTCCAGATCCAGAAACAGCATAACCATTTCGTTTCATATTaggaatttgaaattgaaaaggacTGTCAAATATAGCATCATTTCAAAGCATTTGACATAAAATGGAGAAAGTCCAGAGAGAAGAAAGCAGCAGGGTATGAAATGAATGACAAAAGACAGACCTTAAATAGGAACTAGAACTTCCAATTAATAATAGCATCAATCAGATAAAATTAGCATGAATGTAGTTCAGACATTAGGGAACATCTGAACAGCTAATACAAATCGATTAATCATAGGTATTCTAGTTCAAAAGTCCAAATAAGAAATGGACAAATTATCTACAGGAACTTACAATGTAATTGGAGGTGGAAGTATCCTCATCATTTTGGAACCTCCACATTTCATCTGAATCGTTCATAAGACAATCACATTTCTCTTCCCAGCTTGCATCAGTAAAATTTTCCAGGGACCACTGTCTGATGtggtaaaatttattgataaccTATTGTAAACAAAATACATCCTTCAAACAAAGACGGGTGGATAACATTGTAACAATGTGATtgtcatttttcatttcaaaagccCTAAGCAAGTAGCAGGAGAATAATGCTGAGAAGTAAATCCTATGTCATATATTCAAGCCATCCTAAGTTCTATAAGTAGAGGAGTTACTAAATATGCCTTGTTTTTGAGATTGCTATCATATAGCATCATATAGACTGTAACTATCCATACAACTACCTCTTTGAAAACCTCATTCTGCTTTTCACGCTTTTCTAAATCAATCTGGAGTGCCATGACTAGCTCTTTTTCTTCAAGAAGTTCCGCGGTCAGCTCTTGAACCCTGTAAAAAGAAGAGTATGTTTTAAAACTGCTCTAACCCGCGCCGAAGAGAAGAGGTCAAAACTAATAGCAAACAAGGATTGAAACCCTATCTATAGCACCCACTATGAGACTCTTACTTTATCTTACCATAAAGAGAAGCTAGTATAGCACATCAAccagaagaagaaattaaatacaatGCATTGGATGTTCACCAATGTTCCATTACAGATCTAAAGGATAATAGAGTTACTAGTGGATGGGGCCTGGAAATGAAACACCAGCCCTTAAGGCAAACGAAAGACCAAAaatcttttttgaaattatcgGATACCataaaaaagcataaaagTGTAGACCCTTGGGTCCTCAACCTTTAGAAGGAACTTCAATGAACTCCATAATATTTAAActgattttatttctatatgtTGCAAAACATGTAGCATCTTCCAGGGAATATGAATTTGATTCTTAATTGTATTCCCAAATTTAGATCCCATCTGATGAACATCAAAATTGTATATAACTAGTCGCAGAAGCCCACCCGCTATTCATGTCCACACAGCCACCATGATGGTATTCGTGTCAAACACATTACCTCAACAGAAACTGAACGTTATAATGGGACCTTTGAGAGCATGCTGCAGAACATACCAAATTGCTACACAGTTCAAGTAGGCTTTTCTCCAACCCTAAAACATGTTTAGAATGACTAGAAAAGGTAAAAGATATTCAGTGGAAGACCTCTTTTGAGATTTGTCGAGTTCCTGTGGCATGAGTTCCACTTTCTCCTTAGCTTTTTCAGCCTATTACAACCATAAATCAAAACCGATTAAGAAACATAATCGGGTATTTTAAGTCTTCCATgtcagaaattgaaaaatgaggAAGAACTACCAGAACACCCCATATGCTTGTTAACAGAGGCGGATAGAATGCACCTTACACCCAAGCTTTAAGACACACACTAAGGTTATACAGTTCTAATACACATCAAACAGAATAAGAAGGGAGTGGCATAAGGAAGGGGAAGGGAAAGGTAATAAGCGAAGGAAGAAAAGGCCAACCTCCATTATTGCATTATCTCGTTCAGCAAAAGCAGCAGCAACACAACCTTGGAAAAATTTAAGCTGTTTCTCAGCTTCAACATTCTGGCAATGAAGTCAAACACTAAATGTAGTCAACtaacatatgaaaatttgacaGTTCctaacttaaaatatttatagccAGATAAGGAGTgatagttttataaaaaatcgcattagtttgacaaaaaaatgcaTGGAAGCAGCTAATTAGGGCCAGTGGCAAtctaaaataacaaaatttacatGCACTAACATGTActcaagagagagagagagatagaccTTTAGGACTTCTGCACTATGTAGATCTGCTAGTTGACTCTGAAAACAGCAGCATGTAAGATcggatttatttttcatgaataaCTAAAACCCATGCAAGTGATACTAATGAACCGATGTTTGGATTTCACCTTAATACGATAAGCCTCAGATAGCTCCTCCTGaagattttgattttctcttgTGCAAGCAGACAACTTATTTTGCAAGTTCTCAATCTCCTGCTCCAATGCAGCCGTcctaatttgagaaaaatcaagaataataTTTCTGGTGACAAAAAGATCAGGCACACTCTATCTTCCCTCTGCAAGGGATCAAAACATAGATGCAGAATTTATAATAAGATGTCAAAACTCAATATCTAAAACTTCTTTCCACCTCTGGAAATGCATTCGAGTTGCCACCCCGAGATAGGCAGGTCCTGCTTGTTGCATACACAACTGTTCAATATCTTTATGCAGTTCGGCACGTTCTGTAGAAAAGAATACGCCAGATGAGCAACCAAGGCCTAAACTAAAAGCTTTATCAAACATGGGAAATCGGTTAAATGGCAGACCCCTCATGACAAACCTAATCATTCTAGTCTATCCGTAGACCCAGATCATGCATCCCATCTCCTGCACAACCACGTCTCGTTTTCCGAGCTTGATTATGAATATAGAAGCATCTGATTGTGCATGGAACTATCCTTTACTTTTAGCAGAATAATCAGTCTTCTCCAGTTTAATTACACTGGCCATTCACATTTTTATGTGCTTAAAAGATATCGTGAATTCATGGTCTTGCTTCTTTACTAGCAAAGTGACAGGAATTCACCAAGGTTGCGAAATCTATAAAAAGACTTTCCATTTGACCAAGGGCTCGAAATGTCCAAAGATTTTCCACTTCTATTGTCTGCATCGCCAGATTCCTCATAGATGGTTATCTTAAGAGATTAAAACATCCGTATTGCATGCTGTCTCACGAGAAAGATTCAAACTACAAGCTTCAACTGCAATACATCTAACATTACATATACCTCGGCAATAACTAATCATCATTTCCATTTTCAATCACTCACATAATCgtcaaataaagaaatttatatacttgAAAGTACCATTCTCACAGATAAACAAAAATCCACAAATAAAGTGACTACAAACCATGTGAATACGTACCACGCTCCAACTGTTCAACACGAGCAATTAAGGATTCATTTTCGGTAGAACCTTGATCCATGACTGAAAAGCAAAATCATATAGAACTATGTTAAAACTTCACAAaacttaaaagaaaacattaataTCTTCATCCCACAAAACTCAAATTACTAAAACAACATACGCCTGCAGGCTGCAATCGCGTTGCACCCACGAAACAACTTCAGGAACAAAACCAATAAAGCTTGCAACTTTAACCACAGCGCACGATGATTCTAGACTTGGAACTACTAATTCAGAACTAATAACATTGTCAACGAATGTCTCAAATCCCCAACACAGTTAAACGATGAAATTCGTACCAAAAATTGCATCCCGCCGATTATTCGGCCATAAACTAAGGCActaatataagaaaaacaaaaaccaaccAATTAAGGGCTCGTACAAGCAACAGCTGCACAAGAAAATCATAGAATTAGTTACCTGAAAATCAAGAGTATATTCGGAGCTCTAGAACATGGCGTCTCTTATTTCTCGTGTCCGCGGACGAGGCGTAATGATTGtcctctctcttttcttttgattaaattaaatcaatcgggctgtaaaattcttttctttgttgattttcttgaaattgcaCTTTCACCCacacaaaatttaaaagttgcaAATTCACCCAACTGTATGAaatggttttaattttttcgagcaaaattgaaataagcACACCCTTTTGAGTTACCATCTGAAATTGATATGTCCATGCCTTTTGCATGAGGTATTACTCACTTTAACTTCGTACGAGCCTCAtcattttgttataaaaaggaTGTTTTAGGACTTATAAACCAtttaaattcttgattttcaatCAATGTGGGACGTTTATCTACATCAGAAATATTAGTTGATTTTACAATATGTTTATTGATTGATTCATGTTTTAtcaatttactaatattaatgtaatatataattatcatttttaaaaatatagatatacaaAAGATTGTATGTacaatacattttatttttattctgaCTGAACAATTGTGAATCGCCTTAcgaattcaattcaaattgtGTACCTGTAATGAATTTCATGTCAACactgattttataatttgggGATGGATCAAGTTTAGTAGAGACTCACTGGCAAAAAAGTGTGGGACCCGAATTGCACTAATTGAAagttaatttgttaatatgGATTTTAACTTTCTTATGCCCATCCggaaagaattaatttcatttttaatgcGGAATAAggatacatataataataacaaaaataatagctTCTTCcaattagtattttgatattttattaatactataaaatagtataattagttcaatgttaagatattttcattcaactgttagaaaaaaaatgttaaaaggTGTCCATGAACCATGAACAAATACATTTGAGTGGGGAAGTAGGATTGTTGTGACTTGTGGCCCTCGTGTAACAGTTGAATTCCTATCATTCATCCAACTTCCGTCCCAAGTACCATCAATAAGAATATAACTAAAGTACAATTCAAGAAATCAACAATGCATTGCAAGAACTCAATCTGGCTTGTACATTTATTCCATTATTCCAAAAGGAAACACTGCTAAACAATTTTGATTGACAGGTTATGAAGTATTTGTCTTAGGCTTTCTGCTGCTTTAGTTTCAAAAATGGAAGAACAAAAAGCGCTGGATAACACATCCAGTTGCTACTGTTCTCATCTCCTCACATTTGCTCCTGCAGATCTCACTCTCCAATTCTCTTTAACTCAGTACAAGAACTTCAGCAAACAAGCAACAATTACCTACAATGGACTAACATACATCTGATAAGGGAACGCCGACAAAGCCTGCCAGTCCCGTCACCTGCTCCGGGAACACCCCCCCAAAACGAAAACGAATACTATATGCCGAATATTGTTTGCTATATTTACATTCGTTGAGCAAGTCCGTTGGAGACACACAAACAACTATGCTTCAATCAGAGAGAATTCTAAGGGACCAGTCATTGTACCAAACTTCATCACACATGGACCATCTGTACATTCTGTGTGCAACAAAAGAGAAAGTGTGAGTAGATGACATGTCTCAAAGTGGAACAAAATCGATACAAATTaccacataaaatttatacatacttCCAAGTTGTGACATCAAACGGTGAAATAACAAACAGGGACTCCCATAATCTAGTTACTGCATTAATTTGACCATGGATCATGATCATATAGCATACAGTAATAACACAAGTTGCATAATGCAATGAATAGGAGTGGTGAATAATGGCACTGATGTCAGTGGTGGCATGAAATAGTTGTTGTTACCTCGAGTCTAGCAGAGGCACATGAATTAAGTAGTTTCCCGTGGAGGTTTATTAGGGAATTCTAAATTAGGCTATATCTTTAAGACAGCAGAGAGATTGTTGTTCCTTTTCAACTTCAGTTAACAGGCATATCAATTCGCTTTCTTTAAAACGGAAGAAAAATTGTCTGGTTTTAGCTTCACTTGCGGAAGGAGGAAGGAGGACTTCCGACAAAGCAACCAGGAAATAATCTTCTGGAGCTAGCTAAAGTTTCAGTTGAACAGTTCCTAGCATTTGCCAATGAAGGTAACATGCAAGTAGATAAGAGATAATATAAGCTAGATCTCTATGCCACGATGCATTTTTATGGAAAATGAGAGAATAGGTAACCGGAACACCGCACTTGGATAAGAAATATTGCCTTCCTGGATAGTTTTCCGTTTTCGATATCCAGCAAACTTGCAACAAAATTCCGCATGAATTTCTTACTCTAAATGGAATTTTACAAACTTGCAGCAAGCAATATACGAATTTTCATGGTAAGGGGAACGAACGCGACAAATATCTTACCATCCTAGGAGTGTTTCTTCCTTTCAGCGTCTTCAATGCTGCCTCTGCAAAAGCCTGTGCCGCTTCAGCATCAGCTTCCGCGGCCTCAGCCTCCCGAGCCGCCTCTTCAGCTTCAGCCATAGCAGCTTCTGCTTCAGCAACTGCTTGAGCTGCAGCTGCCGCAGCTTCTTGGGGAGTCATACTCCTCATCTTGGCCAACTCTAAATCAATCTGAGATTTTGTCAGACTAATGTCATCGCGGTCAATTCTGGGAGAAATCCTCTGTCTTCCTTCCACAGGAATAGAAGGATTCCTTCTTCTTTCAGATAATGTGGAAGGTGCAGCTATTTTATATTTGCGTTTCATCTGCAAAAGACAAACAGCCTCCAAATTGAACTCAagtaacttaaataaatcaactaagttttcaagaaaataaattgtggCTACGTATTACACaataaaggaagaaaaaagaaaatggcaaCAAGAAGGATCTGGAGCAATGTGAAAGTCACCTTAATAAGTTTTCCAGTGGCAGCCAAATGTTTCAACTTTGCAGACAATATCCTCTTAAAGTTTGGAGGTGCCCAGTATTGATCCTATgtggaaaagaaagagttgtaAGATTACAAGAGCTAGTTAATGATGAACTGAATTAGGGCGATACATACTTCCAAAGTTAGATTCCAGAAGACTAGAGCTAAGCCATGAAAAATTAGGTAAAAAGATGCACGCAGGTCTACAATGAGAAGACAGCAGAGGTAGGGATTACCACACATCCACTCATCAACCTAACTgctcaaaagaaaaacaataaaagcTTACAGGATTTTCCATTATTATTAAGAATGAATACAACACAAAAGTATATCACTAAGTGCTCATATGACCTTCATAAGAAACTGAACCATATCCCAGTATTCTGAATTGATTTGCCTCTTACATCAACTTCCAAAGTAAAATACCTAGATTtcaaaatgccaaaaaaaacccaaatcCATTAGCCATTTAACTTACACTAACAAGAGGAATGCTTTCCACCTTGGAAGTCATAATGGCAGTCAACCAGGCTTTTAAGC encodes:
- the LOC105169383 gene encoding myosin-2 heavy chain, with amino-acid sequence MDQGSTENESLIARVEQLERERAELHKDIEQLCMQQAGPAYLGVATRMHFQRTAALEQEIENLQNKLSACTRENQNLQEELSEAYRIKSQLADLHSAEVLKNVEAEKQLKFFQGCVAAAFAERDNAIMEAEKAKEKVELMPQELDKSQKRVQELTAELLEEKELVMALQIDLEKREKQNEVFKEVINKFYHIRQWSLENFTDASWEEKCDCLMNDSDEMWRFQNDEDTSTSNYINSLEAEIETLRKGVDNLQSKLRVGLEIETHLKKKVFDLEKKRILSEKKIKKQISALLDIHSQYRSDIMKLLEEGNSELKSINDLIVEKMRQLELSTECNLKSSMIQEKELQESECIDVHISADSAPASTTKDDDPHLPASSASETVATSEALALALQEKVAALLLLSQQEERHLLERNVNAALQKKVEELQRNLLQVTNEKVKALMELAQLKQESYMLQERISQDKIQGTQSGEIAERRIVPEKDGKLKNLLKKSYFTRWVGGSDGNNADGHHHYEKTSHHMDFARMRIENASLKESLESMEHLLSSVRRLRITLLKVKDSAAAETENGMHVEALDQVIAEANLVKTALSSSLPISWSAETDQLYNEINDNEKVDFVSAAGLEMVELLIFAAQILKAQISNNKGRGKEYE
- the LOC105169384 gene encoding telomere repeat-binding factor 1 isoform X1 — encoded protein: MGAPKQKWTPEEEAALKAGVLKHGPGKWRTILKDPQFSGVLYLRSNVDLKDKWRNMSVMANGWGSRERARLALKRMHPAPKHGESSMALSALSQSEDEIVDARPLAPSGGSSPNDGPKRSIMRLDNLIMEAINNLREPGGSNKTSIAAYIEDQYWAPPNFKRILSAKLKHLAATGKLIKMKRKYKIAAPSTLSERRRNPSIPVEGRQRISPRIDRDDISLTKSQIDLELAKMRSMTPQEAAAAAAQAVAEAEAAMAEAEEAAREAEAAEADAEAAQAFAEAALKTLKGRNTPRMNVQMVHV
- the LOC105169384 gene encoding telomere repeat-binding factor 1 isoform X2, which encodes MSVMANGWGSRERARLALKRMHPAPKHGESSMALSALSQSEDEIVDARPLAPSGGSSPNDGPKRSIMRLDNLIMEAINNLREPGGSNKTSIAAYIEDQYWAPPNFKRILSAKLKHLAATGKLIKMKRKYKIAAPSTLSERRRNPSIPVEGRQRISPRIDRDDISLTKSQIDLELAKMRSMTPQEAAAAAAQAVAEAEAAMAEAEEAAREAEAAEADAEAAQAFAEAALKTLKGRNTPRMNVQMVHV